One Pyrus communis chromosome 13, drPyrComm1.1, whole genome shotgun sequence genomic window carries:
- the LOC137713448 gene encoding uncharacterized protein has translation MGLVLEILVNFRKIVMISHRACYRSVCNHPFLAGLLLFLLFLYRSFPFVFALLVSASPVLICTAVLLGTLLSFGQTNIPEIEREEKITCDDVASLRTRSLGDDTVVLERDGSFSAERFMGEARDVVDASVDKSSDVEDRDGLGVYMPLISEGLQNTDSKKRVNEDCDGSVVYMPLIDEDLLNTGGEKREIEDAERELESLDLGERRKIDNDHLGIEGIDWDVGTVNQQYNFFQKIRDEIRRVEGDHISPRGSGYAHEGDHLYSSLLGSGGGDGEAVEQQYTSFQKVRGEIHRVEDEDICPREVGYAHEGDHLYSSLLGNVGDDGAGEDVDDDASDSESDQAESSSPDASMADILPMLDELHPLLYSEAPQPARVSHDHEPDAASDQSKRNNAGSVESDVESENQGGEVAEDGNDYNDGDEEEAPGGKDDESKSAIKWTEDDQKNLMDLGNLELERNRRLENLIARRRARKSFKITAEKNLIDFDIVDLPFNVTPISTARHNPFDLYDPFDNLGLPIPGSAPSVMLPRRNPFDLPYESNEEKPDLKGDPFEQEFVPFHAKDAIFRRHESFSLGPSTLGQARQERQDFKWRPVFVPERLASEGPSSSLFQRQLSEVSESKLSSVPDTESVSSAADLDERKFNEQDFTKETEVISNIYHATDDLVVEHGSQSSEDVDSLEMEQAGKRDVQHDELEVKLLESQDLEPSLAGATGTHVEHITNEVHVKPDPIEEDNSSTSSLSSLTEEDEKIADAVEGGSTRLEARGDIAKEFVILPQPSLKESEVQFMSRTVNEEKHDEPVYDSTPLPTEKILSFNSISSDIQADISEMVTPPGLAEVQVPSVDRDSEVYGESRDKNTPGFVEISGATSKVHASDETERSLGTSNQVGLVGSHSEEDIYLPKIFDAKTADCSHQSVLSEEQPPSEHGKVLSWSDKSMVEPYVDHVEALIIKEEVGEVKEIDAGLLLELDAVGDFSVNEVIGEPFHTDELIPEEANVSSTEFGDLNPSELNQELPVLEARSIKDIKQIHMGLAGEEVVLPSVVDDQPEVEASENTVQTSSELPIVEARCLEDSELPTVEERCLEASENTVQTSSELPIVEASYLEDNVTGLKQDSNGNVNELPQVLEPEDGSTELPLEFNHTLLKQVSEHNNVGELSNGSEEVGTTAVDSTEEIASSNTVSSVQEDINADTALEQVLESHVDELPKVTSILNDGSVEVQSNAMGSAKEMASSNIVSSFQQENIITPKQVSDNHVNDGSEEVGTGAVSSTEEIASSNTVPSIQEDINADTALEQVSKSHGDELPKAASVSDDGLEEVGIGAISSTEEIASSNTVSSDQEDTNADTALEQVSESHVDELPRAMSISNDGLEGGTDAMGTAEEIASSNMLSSVHEDITPLKRVSEIHVHDGSEEVETGAKVEEIASSNIPSNVQGNITTPKKISESQFNDGAEEIGTNSMSSTEENASSDMLSSVQENSTLEQVSESHVDELLKPTSHLKEGLAEVGITAMASTVEKIASSTTEHGVQETITSPIAFEQVSGSNVDGEPPKPSDTQDRLAEVENIKHEN, from the coding sequence atgggGTTGGTGTTGGAAATTCTTGTTAATTTCCGGAAAATTGTGATGATTTCACACAGAGCATGTTACAGATCAGTTTGCAATCATCCGTTTCTTGCTGGGTTGCTTCTTTTCCTGCTATTTCTGTACAGATCGTTTCCTTTTGTGTTTGCCCTTTTGGTTTCGGCGTCCCCGGTTTTAATCTGCACTGCTGTTCTTCTAGGAACCCTTTTGAGTTTTGGCCAAACCAACATACCCGAAATCGAAAGGGAAGAGAAGATTACCTGTGATGATGTTGCTTCTCTTAGGACTAGGAGTTTAGGGGATGACACTGTTGTGCTTGAGAGAGATGGGAGCTTTTCCGCAGAAAGGTTCATGGGAGAGGCCAGGGATGTTGTTGATGCATCCGTGGATAAAAGTAGCGATGTTGAGGATCGTGATGGTTTGGGTGTTTATATGCCACTTATTAGTGAGGGTTTGCAAAACACTGATAGTAAGAAGAGAGTGAATGAGGATTGCGATGGTTCGGTTGTTTATATGCCACTGATTGATGAGGATTTGCTAAACACTGGTggtgagaagagagagattgaggATGCGGAGAGAGAATTAGAAAGTTTGGACTTAGGAGAGCGGAGAAAGATTGATAACGATCACTTGGGGATTGAAGGCATTGACTGGGATGTGGGAACTGTTAATCAGcagtacaatttttttcaaaagattcGAGATGAGATTCGTCGAGTGGAAGGTGATCATATATCTCCTCGAGGGTCAGGCTATGCTCATGAGGGTGATCACTTGTATTCTTCACTGCTTggcagtggtggtggtgatggtgaggCTGTTGAGCAGCAATATACTTCTTTTCAAAAGGTGCGAGGTGAGATTCATCGAGTCGAAGATGAAGATATATGTCCCCGAGAGGTAGGCTATGCTCACGAGGGTGATCACTTGTATTCTTCGCTTCTTGGAAATGTTGGTGATGATGGGGCTGGTGAGGATGTGGATGACGATGCTTCAGATTCTGAGTCAGATCAAGCAGAGAGTTCCTCACCAGACGCTTCAATGGCTGACATCCTTCCGATGCTTGATGAGCTGCACCCTCTTTTATACTCTGAAGCTCCACAGCCAGCTCGTGTGTCCCATGATCATGAGCCCGATGCTGCTTCAGACCAGTCTAAAAGGAACAATGCTGGCAGTGTTGAGTCTGATGTGGAAAGTGAAAACCAAGGCGGAGAAGTAGCAGAGGACGGGAATGATTATAATGATGGTGATGAGGAAGAGGCACCGGGTGGGAAGGATGATGAAAGCAAATCTGCGATCAAGTGGACAGAGGATGACCAAAAGAATCTCATGGATTTGGGGAATCTGGAGCTTGAAAGGAACCGACGATTAGAGAACCTTATTGCAAGGAGAAGAGCGAGAAAAAGCTTCAAAATAACTGCAGAGAAGAATCTTATAGATTTTGATATAGTTGATCTTCCGTTTAATGTTACACCAATCTCTACAGCAAGACACAACCCATTTGATCTGTATGACCCCTTTGACAACTTGGGGTTACCCATTCCCGGGTCTGCTCCGTCAGTAATGTTGCCAAGGCGAAACCCCTTTGATCTTCCGTACGAGTCGAATGAAGAAAAACCTGATCTAAAGGGAGACCCTTTCGAGCAAGAGTTTGTGCCATTTCACGCCAAGGATGCAATCTTCCGAAGGCATGAAAGCTTCAGTTTGGGACCGTCAACCTTAGGGCAGGCCAGGCAAGAGAGGCAAGATTTTAAATGGAGACCTGTTTTTGTACCAGAACGGTTGGCTTCTGAAGGACCAAGCAGTTCCTTATTTCAAAGACAATTAAGCGAAGTTAGTGAATCAAAGTTGAGTTCTGTTCCCGATACCGAGTCAGTGAGTTCTGCAGCAGATCTGGATGAAAGGAAGTTCAATGAGCAAGACTTTACTAAAGAAACAGAAGTGATATCCAACATTTACCATGCTACTGATGATCTTGTTGTTGAGCACGGAAGTCAATCCTCTGAAGACGTAGATTCTCTGGAAATGGAACAGGCCGGAAAAAGAGATGTTCAACATGATGAGCTTGAAGTAAAATTGCTTGAATCGCAAGACCTGGAACCGAGCTTGGCTGGTGCAACGGGTACTCATGTGGAACATATTACTAATGAAGTTCATGTCAAACCAGATCCTATTGAAGAGGACAACAGCAGTACGTCAAGCTTGTCATCATTGACAGAAGAGGATGAAAAGATTGCAGATGCCGTGGAAGGTGGATCAACCCGTTTGGAGGCAAGAGGTGATATTGCCAAGGAGTTTGTAATTTTGCCGCAACCTTCACTGAAGGAGTCAGAAGTTCAGTTTATGAGCAGGACAGTGAATGAAGAGAAACATGATGAGCCAGTCTATGACTCAACCCCCCTACCAACTGAAAAGATCCTTTCCTTCAACTCTATTTCCTCTGATATACAAGCAGATATATCTGAAATGGTTACACCTCCAGGATTAGCTGAAGTGCAAGTTCCGTCTGTAGACCGGGATTCTGAAGTGTATGGTGAGAGCAGAGACAAAAATACTCCCGGTTTTGTAGAGATAAGTGGTGCCACCTCAAAAGTACATGCATCAGATGAAACTGAAAGAAGCTTGGGGACAAGCAACCAAGTCGGTTTAGTGGGTTCTCATTCAGAGGAGGATATCTATCTCCCTAAGATTTTTGACGCGAAGACGGCAGATTGTAGTCATCAATCCGTTCTTTCTGAAGAACAGCCACCATCAGAGCACGGAAAAGTCCTTTCCTGGTCAGATAAATCCATGGTTGAACCATATGTTGATCATGTCGAAGCACTTATTATTAAAGAAGAAGTAGGTGAAGTAAAGGAGATTGATGCAGGGTTGCTGTTGGAGTTAGATGCAGTTGGGGACTTCAGTGTGAATGAAGTTATCGGTGAGCCATTCCATACAGATGAGCTGATACCAGAGGAAGCAAATGTTTCAAGCACTGAATTCGGTGATTTAAACCCGTCAGAATTGAACCAGGAGCTACCAGTTCTTGAAGCAAGATCAATTAAAGATATTAAGCAAATTCATATGGGACTAGCTGGTGAGGAAGTCGTTCTTCCCAGTGTGGTTGACGATCAGCCAGAGGTGGAAGCGTCCGAAAATACTGTCCAGACCAGTTCAGAGTTGCCAATTGTTGAAGCAAGATGCTTGGAAGATTCCGAGTTGCCAACTGTTGAAGAGAGATGCTTGGAAGCATCCGAAAATACTGTCCAGACCAGTTCAGAGTTGCCAATTGTTGAAGCAAGCTACTTGGAAGATAATGTCACCGGTTTAAAGCAAGATTCAAATGGGAATGTTAATGAGCTGCCACAAGTGTTGGAACCAGAGGATGGATCAACAGAATTACCGTTGGAATTTAATCATACTCTCTTGAAGCAAGTCTCGGAACATAATAATGTTGGTGAGCTTTCCAATGGGTCGGAAGAAGTAGGAACTACTGCCGTGGATTCTACAGAGGAGATTGCATCAAGCAATACAGTATCAAGTGTTCAAGAAGATATCAATGCAGATACTGCTTTGGAGCAAGTCTTAGAAAGTCATGTTGATGAGTTGCCAAAAGTGACATCAATTTTAAATGATGGGTCGGTAGAAGTACAATCTAATGCCATGGGTTCTGCAAAGGAGATGGCATCAAGCAATATAGTATCGAGCTTTCAACAAGAAAATATCATTACTCCGAAGCAAGTCTCAGACAATCATGTTAATGATGGGTCGGAAGAAGTAGGAACTGGTGCAGTAAGTTCTACGGAGGAGATTGCATCAAGCAATACAGTACCAAGTATTCAAGAAGATATCAATGCAGATACTGCGTTGGAGCAAGTCTCAAAAAGTCATGGTGATGAGTTGCCAAAAGCGGCGTCAGTTTCAGATGATGGGTTGGAAGAAGTAGGAATTGGTGCAATAAGTTCTACGGAGGAGATTGCATCAAGCAATACAGTATCAAGTGATCAAGAAGATACCAATGCAGATACTGCTTTGGAGCAAGTCTCAGAAAGTCATGTTGATGAGTTGCCAAGGGCGATGTCAATTTCAAATGATGGGTTGGAAGGAGGAACTGATGCAATGGGTACTGCGGAGGAGATTGCATCAAGCAATATGCTATCGAGTGTTCATGAAGATATCACTCCTCTGAAGCGAGTATCAGAAATTCATGTTCATGATGGGTCGGAAGAAGTAGAAACTGGTGCAAAGGTGGAGGAGATTGCATCAAGCAATATACCATCGAATGTTCAAGGAAATATCACTACTCCAAAGAAAATCTCAGAAAGTCAATTTAATGATGGAGCTGAAGAAATAGGAACTAATTCAATGAGTTCAACGGAGGAGAATGCATCAAGTGATATGCTATCAAGTGTTCAAGAGAATAGTACTTTGGAGCAAGTCTCGGAAAGTCATGTCGACGAGCTTTTAAAACCAACATCACATTTGAAGGAGGGATTGGCAGAAGTAGGAATTACTGCAATGGCGTCGACTGTGGAGAAGATTGCATCAAGTACTACAGAACATGGTGTTCAAGAAACTATAACTAGTCCTATTGCTTTCGAGCAAGTCTCAGGAAGTAATGTTGATGGTGAGCCGCCAAAACCATCTGATACACAGGACAGATTGGCAGAGGTTGAGAATATAAAACACGAAAACTGA